One Diabrotica virgifera virgifera chromosome 3, PGI_DIABVI_V3a genomic window carries:
- the LOC126881710 gene encoding uncharacterized protein LOC126881710 produces MKYIFLFLVAAAAVVNSQYNQPIKANCLIRRLKECAETWETCRDKPDSDTAYSVYTFNVEQLKCFKVAAHRNCVPTKNWFLEYNDCMNCGGWYCNGYYGRK; encoded by the exons atgaaatatattttcttgtttttggtTGCCGCTGCAGCGGTTGTGAATTCACAATATAATCAACCTATCAAAGCTAATTGCCTTATAAGACGCTTGAAag AATGTGCTGAAACCTGGGAAACATGCCGCGATAAGCCCGACTCTGATACTGCTTATTCTGTTTATACATTTAATGTCGAGCAGCTGAAATGTTTCAAAGTAGCTGCCCATCGAAATTGTGTTCCCACAAAAAATTGGTTTCTCGAATATAACGACTGTATGAATTGCGGAGGATGGTATTGTAATGGATATTATGGCCGCAAATAA